The proteins below come from a single Candidatus Poribacteria bacterium genomic window:
- a CDS encoding PmoA family protein, translated as MKGFPLIQAVPHPDKVLFTFNGEELVGYVFNPFGSRPFLFPVVGPSGRYVTRIGHPHDPHGHNHHLSIWLGHQKVNGVNFWEQNSPDAGKQVHRYVSEIFDGGLMSFLTAHVDWVNPDGDVVLRETRTVGVEFMADTREFFIDLEHEFIPSVELTFGETPFGFLGVRVAKTMTVNDGGGMIINSEGMRNEEEIFWKRAEWCDYSGPISPDEWNGLALFDHPDNPDHPPHWHVRNDGWMCPSHFLRKGMKLGTKESLKVKYRIFVHSGKADPDRFADLFEEFRQE; from the coding sequence ATGAAGGGTTTTCCCCTGATACAGGCTGTTCCACATCCGGATAAGGTTTTATTCACCTTTAACGGCGAGGAGCTGGTCGGATATGTCTTCAACCCATTTGGCTCAAGGCCGTTTCTGTTTCCCGTCGTGGGTCCTTCAGGCAGATATGTCACCCGGATAGGCCATCCGCATGACCCACACGGCCACAACCATCATCTCTCTATCTGGCTCGGACACCAGAAGGTGAACGGGGTGAACTTCTGGGAGCAGAACTCGCCCGATGCCGGGAAACAGGTTCACAGATACGTCTCAGAGATATTCGATGGGGGTCTGATGAGCTTTCTCACAGCTCACGTGGATTGGGTGAATCCGGACGGGGATGTGGTCTTGAGGGAAACACGGACGGTTGGTGTGGAGTTCATGGCCGACACGCGGGAGTTCTTTATCGATTTAGAGCACGAGTTTATACCGTCCGTCGAGTTGACCTTCGGGGAAACCCCCTTTGGGTTTCTAGGGGTCAGAGTTGCCAAGACCATGACGGTCAACGACGGCGGAGGGATGATAATCAACTCTGAGGGTATGAGAAACGAGGAGGAGATCTTCTGGAAACGGGCCGAGTGGTGCGATTATTCGGGGCCGATATCGCCCGATGAATGGAACGGACTGGCGCTGTTCGACCACCCGGACAACCCCGATCACCCTCCACACTGGCACGTTCGGAACGACGGATGGATGTGCCCATCTCATTTCCTGAGGAAGGGCATGAAGCTCGGAACGAAGGAAAGCCTTAAGGTCAAATACAGGATCTTCGTCCACTCGGGCAAGGCCGACCCCGACCGTTTCGCAGATCTCTTCGAAGAATTCCGCCAAGAGTGA
- a CDS encoding radical SAM protein gives MEELKSLPVDEVISKVGVARAIGIKHVASLLFTYKCTISCKHCLFNCSPDQPSIRVSLEDGVEFLRQLRATDRVVHISGGEPMIYYDEVLKICQIAQKESVSPHFIETNASWCVNDDMARKRYEELKEAGVRGMYISCSPYHQAFVLPDRFERAYRWAVEIFGEENVIVASPSRKELERMAEIGRSEALLAEYTRKHTPRLVGRAGEELARFLPDRPIEELVKDTLWHGGTSGEKSCWKEFDPQEMWEIHIDPYGNIQTCCGIIIGNANQIPLPDMMERGFTDNEIIRIVYEEGPFGLLKLAVKFGYKPRKGYPQKCNLCWEVRKYLRPFFPGTFGPEEIYDRYQPMDQ, from the coding sequence ATGGAAGAGCTTAAGAGTTTGCCCGTTGATGAGGTAATCTCGAAGGTAGGAGTCGCCCGCGCCATAGGGATAAAACATGTGGCGAGCCTGCTTTTCACGTACAAATGCACGATCTCCTGCAAGCATTGTCTTTTCAACTGCTCGCCGGATCAACCCTCCATTCGGGTCTCACTTGAGGATGGCGTTGAGTTTCTAAGACAGCTGCGCGCCACGGACAGGGTGGTTCACATATCGGGGGGCGAGCCGATGATATATTACGATGAGGTGCTCAAGATATGTCAGATAGCTCAAAAGGAGAGCGTATCGCCGCATTTCATCGAGACGAACGCATCATGGTGCGTAAACGATGATATGGCCAGAAAACGATATGAGGAGCTGAAAGAGGCCGGGGTAAGAGGGATGTATATAAGCTGCAGTCCGTATCATCAGGCTTTCGTGCTCCCCGACCGATTTGAGAGGGCATATCGGTGGGCGGTGGAGATATTCGGCGAGGAGAACGTCATAGTGGCCTCCCCCTCCAGAAAGGAGCTTGAGAGGATGGCTGAGATAGGGCGAAGCGAGGCTCTGCTCGCCGAATACACGCGCAAACACACGCCAAGGCTTGTCGGCAGGGCGGGCGAGGAGCTGGCTAGGTTTCTCCCCGATAGGCCGATCGAAGAGCTCGTGAAGGACACCCTATGGCATGGGGGAACCTCAGGTGAGAAAAGTTGTTGGAAAGAGTTCGACCCTCAGGAGATGTGGGAGATACATATCGATCCTTACGGCAACATCCAAACCTGCTGCGGGATCATCATAGGCAACGCCAATCAGATCCCGCTGCCCGATATGATGGAAAGGGGATTCACCGACAACGAGATCATCAGGATCGTATATGAGGAGGGCCCTTTCGGCCTGCTCAAGCTGGCCGTCAAATTCGGCTATAAGCCCAGAAAGGGATATCCTCAAAAATGCAATCTCTGTTGGGAGGTCAGAAAATACCTGAGACCCTTCTTCCCGGGCACGTTCGGCCCGGAGGAGATCTACGATAGATATCAGCCGATGGATCAATAA
- a CDS encoding Gfo/Idh/MocA family oxidoreductase, translated as MRKVKVGLVGSRFVSEIHIESLKRVAAAEVIAVASPTEEHVKTFARRHNIPNWFTDYRKMLEMDELDMIVIGAPNYVHAQITQDAAAAGKHVVCEKPLCMNLKEADRMIDACKKAGVKLMYAEELCFTPKYVRLKELVDEGALGKIYHIKQSEKHDGPHSPWFWNVDLSGGGVTMDMGCHAIQFFRWMLGGNPKPLSVYAEMDIYVHKDKTRGDDNSLVIVNYETDWGVVTCLAEESWAKKGGMDDKAEVYGSEGVAYADLLRGNSIVTFSERGYGYAVEKASTTVGWSFTIYEEAWNYGFPQEMEHFVDCVLNDKEPLVTGEDGRAVLEVIFAAYQSAGTGEKVEFPFTTDAEKPIDLWKRG; from the coding sequence ATGAGGAAGGTTAAAGTGGGTCTTGTGGGCTCACGGTTCGTCTCCGAGATACATATCGAATCTCTGAAGCGGGTGGCCGCGGCCGAGGTGATAGCGGTCGCCTCACCGACAGAGGAACACGTTAAAACCTTCGCCCGAAGACATAACATACCGAACTGGTTCACCGATTACCGCAAGATGCTGGAGATGGACGAGCTGGATATGATCGTCATAGGAGCCCCCAATTACGTCCACGCGCAGATAACCCAGGACGCCGCGGCCGCCGGGAAGCATGTCGTGTGCGAAAAGCCGCTCTGTATGAACTTGAAAGAGGCCGATCGGATGATAGATGCCTGCAAGAAGGCGGGCGTCAAACTGATGTACGCCGAGGAACTGTGTTTCACGCCGAAATACGTGCGCCTGAAAGAGCTCGTGGATGAGGGCGCCTTGGGGAAAATCTACCATATCAAGCAGAGCGAGAAACACGACGGCCCGCATTCCCCCTGGTTCTGGAACGTGGACCTCTCAGGCGGCGGGGTGACGATGGATATGGGGTGTCACGCGATACAGTTCTTCAGGTGGATGCTCGGAGGTAACCCCAAGCCCCTCAGCGTCTACGCCGAGATGGACATATATGTCCACAAGGACAAAACACGGGGGGACGACAACAGCCTTGTGATAGTCAACTATGAAACCGATTGGGGCGTGGTGACCTGTCTCGCGGAGGAGAGCTGGGCCAAAAAGGGAGGGATGGACGATAAAGCCGAGGTCTATGGATCGGAAGGGGTGGCCTACGCCGATCTGTTGAGAGGCAACTCCATCGTAACCTTCAGCGAACGGGGTTACGGCTACGCCGTCGAAAAGGCGTCGACCACGGTAGGGTGGTCCTTCACGATATACGAGGAGGCGTGGAACTACGGATTTCCTCAGGAGATGGAGCATTTCGTGGACTGCGTGCTGAACGATAAAGAGCCGCTCGTGACCGGCGAGGACGGCAGGGCGGTGTTGGAGGTGATCTTCGCGGCATATCAGTCGGCGGGGACCGGCGAGAAGGTCGAATTCCCGTTCACCACCGACGCCGAGAAACCGATAGATCTCTGGAAGAGGGGTTGA